One Acetobacterium sp. KB-1 DNA segment encodes these proteins:
- a CDS encoding methyl-accepting chemotaxis protein: MEFFRNLKIKQKLVTCFILLAVITGIVGVFGIYTMNTINTQSENMYYNNLVPSQKLANVQSALEDIRANQLLAVYERNPGTLQTRLDAIVTAVESDNVLIKEYEATIQDDQNKALYDTLIENMATYRDVRNANLELVKAQKYDQALAELAGVTQARETVDKDLQSLIDYNTKLSEAILTQNTANFTTQSAVMIVLIIVGIALAVGLGLIVANGISKPLRRMVDSAEEIANGNLDVDVKVDSRDEVGELGLAFIKMTDHINDIMSNIDSAAEQVAAGSKQIADSSMGLSQGATEQASSIEQLTASIEEIASQTRLNADNAGEANELAELTRENAVKGNNEMKRMLQSMEEINESSANISKIIKVIDEIAFQTNILALNAAVEAARARQHGKGFAVVAEEVRNLAARSADAAKETTRMIEGSIKKVDDGTKIATTTALSLNMIVDDVAKVSGIVGNIASASNEQAIGISQINQGIMQVSEVVQMNSATSEESASASEELSSQAELLREQAARFALKKNSRYGYRQNEELAIESRPNRKVPVNNATSKPNKIALTDNEFGKY, translated from the coding sequence ATGGAATTTTTTAGGAATCTTAAAATAAAACAAAAATTGGTCACCTGTTTTATTTTGCTTGCGGTAATAACCGGAATTGTGGGGGTATTTGGCATCTATACCATGAATACCATTAATACCCAGTCGGAAAACATGTACTATAACAATTTGGTGCCATCTCAAAAATTGGCCAATGTTCAATCAGCCCTGGAAGATATCCGGGCCAATCAGTTACTGGCCGTTTATGAACGCAATCCGGGAACCCTGCAAACCCGTTTAGATGCTATTGTTACGGCAGTAGAAAGTGACAATGTTCTAATAAAAGAATATGAAGCGACCATCCAGGATGATCAAAATAAGGCCCTTTATGATACGCTGATTGAAAACATGGCGACCTACCGGGATGTGCGCAATGCTAATCTGGAATTGGTCAAAGCCCAGAAATATGATCAAGCACTGGCAGAACTTGCTGGTGTAACCCAGGCACGAGAAACCGTCGATAAGGATCTTCAAAGTCTTATTGATTACAACACAAAACTTTCCGAAGCGATTCTTACACAGAATACCGCAAACTTTACGACCCAGAGTGCTGTGATGATCGTTCTCATCATTGTCGGAATTGCATTAGCGGTGGGATTGGGATTGATCGTTGCCAATGGGATCAGCAAGCCCTTACGACGGATGGTTGATTCAGCTGAGGAAATTGCCAATGGGAATTTGGATGTGGATGTGAAAGTTGACAGCCGTGATGAAGTCGGCGAGCTGGGATTGGCTTTTATAAAAATGACCGATCATATTAATGACATTATGTCCAACATTGATTCCGCCGCCGAACAGGTGGCTGCTGGTTCCAAACAGATTGCCGATTCCAGTATGGGTTTATCCCAGGGTGCTACCGAACAGGCCAGCTCAATTGAACAACTAACTGCTTCGATTGAAGAAATTGCCTCGCAGACTCGTCTCAACGCTGATAATGCCGGTGAGGCGAATGAACTGGCGGAACTGACCAGAGAAAACGCCGTAAAAGGGAACAATGAAATGAAACGGATGCTGCAATCGATGGAAGAAATCAATGAATCTTCAGCAAATATTTCTAAGATTATCAAGGTCATTGATGAGATTGCTTTCCAAACAAATATTTTGGCCTTAAACGCTGCTGTAGAAGCCGCCCGGGCTAGGCAGCATGGCAAGGGATTTGCAGTAGTTGCCGAAGAAGTTAGGAACCTGGCCGCCCGATCGGCAGATGCTGCCAAAGAAACGACCCGAATGATTGAAGGGTCCATTAAAAAGGTTGATGATGGCACAAAAATCGCCACAACCACAGCGCTATCCCTTAACATGATTGTCGACGATGTGGCGAAAGTTTCTGGCATTGTGGGAAATATTGCCTCAGCGTCCAACGAACAGGCGATTGGCATTTCCCAGATCAACCAGGGTATTATGCAGGTGTCTGAAGTTGTTCAAATGAACTCGGCAACATCAGAAGAAAGTGCCTCAGCCAGCGAAGAATTATCGAGTCAGGCAGAGTTGTTAAGAGAACAGGCAGCACGATTTGCTTTAAAAAAAAATAGCCGGTATGGCTATCGACAAAATGAAGAGTTAGCAATCGAAAGCCGCCCAAATCGGAAAGTGCCGGTTAATAATGCGACGTCAAAACCTAATAAAATTGCTTTAACCGATAATGAGTTTGGAAAATACTGA
- a CDS encoding chemotaxis protein CheD encodes MTKIIGIGEMAISNKLNDKIKTFALGSCLGITAYSPIRRVGGIIHIALPRPARREDAVDRYCYYVTTGLPYFIKQFSSEYGCQKNELVIRIFGGAESLRKNDTFNVGRHNLEVTKKILDELDLGIHYEETGATVSRTIELEVASGDINIWHQNMII; translated from the coding sequence ATGACAAAAATTATCGGAATCGGTGAAATGGCCATTTCCAACAAATTAAATGATAAGATTAAGACCTTTGCGTTAGGTTCATGTCTGGGAATTACAGCTTATTCTCCGATCCGAAGAGTGGGGGGGATCATCCATATTGCCCTGCCTCGACCAGCCCGAAGGGAGGATGCGGTTGACCGCTATTGTTATTATGTCACCACGGGGTTGCCTTACTTTATAAAGCAGTTTTCCAGTGAATACGGATGTCAGAAAAATGAATTGGTGATTCGAATTTTTGGTGGTGCCGAATCCTTGCGTAAGAATGATACCTTTAACGTGGGTCGACATAACCTAGAAGTTACAAAAAAGATTCTTGATGAGTTGGATTTAGGTATTCACTATGAAGAAACGGGTGCTACGGTCAGTCGTACTATTGAGCTGGAGGTCGCCAGTGGTGATATTAACATCTGGCACCAAAATATGATTATCTAA
- the cheB gene encoding chemotaxis-specific protein-glutamate methyltransferase CheB, which yields MRKKNQISVLIVDDSQSFREMVAKKLVVDPQIQVVATACDAFDARDKILKYDLDLIVCDQEMPKMSGVEFIKRLLPQYPIPVVIVSGNPKIGPEARAVGAMDFVEKPNGVSSKTFEDFLLELILKIRLAVKSRVILPVQKPILQRIENNHIQQISGNGRSSDRLIAIGASTGGTEAIYHILKNLRVDSPGILIVQHIPPVFSKMFAERMDAQTPLQCKEAQSGDYLESGRVYIAPGDQHMRIKRIGVKYRVEVFAGEKVNGHCPSVDTLFDSVAREAGHRAIGVLLTGMGSDGARGLLEIRRKGGYTIGQDEASSVVYGMNKVAYNMGAVSVQSALENIHQHIFTALKE from the coding sequence TTGCGAAAGAAAAATCAGATCAGCGTACTCATCGTTGACGACAGCCAGTCATTCCGGGAAATGGTGGCTAAAAAACTGGTCGTTGATCCGCAGATTCAGGTCGTTGCTACCGCATGTGATGCCTTTGATGCGCGCGATAAAATTCTTAAATACGATTTGGATCTTATTGTCTGTGATCAGGAAATGCCAAAAATGAGTGGTGTCGAATTTATCAAACGGTTGTTACCCCAATATCCTATCCCGGTGGTGATTGTCAGTGGTAATCCTAAGATTGGCCCTGAGGCCAGAGCAGTCGGAGCCATGGATTTTGTAGAAAAGCCGAATGGCGTATCTTCAAAAACCTTTGAAGACTTTCTTCTTGAGTTGATCCTGAAGATCCGCTTGGCGGTAAAGAGCAGGGTGATCCTTCCAGTGCAAAAGCCGATTCTCCAAAGAATCGAAAACAATCATATCCAGCAAATATCTGGCAATGGGCGGTCATCAGACCGGCTCATTGCCATTGGTGCGTCCACCGGTGGCACCGAAGCAATTTATCACATTCTTAAAAACCTGCGGGTGGATTCTCCGGGAATTCTGATTGTTCAGCATATTCCTCCGGTGTTTTCAAAGATGTTTGCCGAACGAATGGATGCCCAGACCCCTTTACAGTGTAAAGAAGCCCAATCCGGGGATTATCTGGAATCGGGAAGGGTATATATTGCTCCAGGAGATCAGCACATGCGCATTAAGCGAATTGGTGTAAAGTATCGAGTTGAAGTGTTTGCTGGCGAAAAAGTTAATGGTCACTGTCCGTCAGTTGATACGCTCTTTGATTCCGTTGCCCGGGAAGCCGGCCATCGGGCTATTGGGGTGCTATTGACGGGAATGGGTAGTGATGGTGCCAGAGGTCTTTTGGAGATCCGACGAAAAGGTGGTTATACCATCGGTCAGGATGAGGCATCTTCAGTTGTGTATGGTATGAACAAGGTCGCCTATAATATGGGCGCTGTATCAGTCCAATCCGCGCTGGAAAATATCCATCAACACATTTTTACAGCACTAAAGGAATAG